The genomic stretch GGGCACCGTGGAGATTGAATCCTTGAACCATTGAGTCATTGACACATCTCTTGCTCCAAGCGCGGAGGGACAAGGGTGTGGCATCCGCGCGGCATGGTTCGGCGAGGGGAGTTGGTTTTTCCCACGTCTGCGCCGAAAGGCGTGGCGCAGACATGGGGCACCGTCCAGGGCACCGTCTAGGGCGCGTTCTTCAGGTATTTGTCCAGGAAGTCGGCGATGGCGGAGTAGCCCTTGATGCGGTTGGGGCGCTTGGCCAGGCCGTGTCCTTCATCCGCGAAGACCAGGTATTCCACGGGCACGCCGCGCGCCTTCAGTTTCTCCACCATCTGGTCGGATTCGATCTTGGGCACGCGGGGATCGTTGGCGCCCTGGATGATGATGAGCGGAGCGCGGACGCGGTCCACGAAATTGATGGGTGAGATGGAGGCCATGAATTCCGGGTCCTTCTCGGGATCGCCGTACTCCGCGGCCCGGTGCGCCCGGCGCCAGGGCCCGGTATTGGTAAAGAAGGTCTTCCAGTTGCTGATGCCGACGATGTCCACCACCGCGGCCCAGAGTTCCGGGTGCATGGTGGCCTGGGCCAGCGCCATGAAACCGCCGTAGCTGCCGCCCATCACTGCGATCTTGCGGGCATCTACGTAACCACCGGCCTTCAAGTATTCCACCCCCATGGCCACGTCCTGGATGGCGTCGGGACGCTTCTTGAAATCATCCAGGTGGAGATAGGCGCGGCCGAATCCGGCGCTGCCGCGGATATTGGGCGCCAGGATGGCGTACCCCCGGTTCAAGAAGTATTGGAACGTGGCATTGAAGTTCGGGCGCTCCTGCGATTCCGGTCCGCCGTGCACATACACGATGGCCGGCAAACGCCCATCTTTTTGCGCGCCAAGCGGCAAGTACAGGAACGCGGGAATCTCCACGCCGTCGAAGGAGCGATAGCGCACGAACTCCGGGGTGACGAAACTGGAAGAAGGGATACCCGCGCGGCTGGAGTGCGTCACCTGGCGGGCGACGGCGCCCGTGGACTTGGCTGCCGCGCCCGTCCCCGCAGCCGCCGGTGCGCTCAACTGCAGCACCCAGACATCGGAGTTGATGCCCGGCGAGGAGTAGGCAAAAGCGACCTTGGTTCCGTCTCCGTTGAAGCTTGCCTGGCCCACCACGCCGCGGGGCAGCCCCCGGAAGAGCTCGACGGTTCCGGTCTTCAGGTTGCGCAGGCGAACCGATGAAGCGCCGTCCTCGTTCCAGGCGTAGAACAGCCACTTGCCCTGCCGGTCGATGGCAAGCCCGGTGCCGTCATCCAGGTCGCGGACGGAATCTTCCAAGTAGGAAAGTTTCTGCTGTCGCAGATCGTAGAAGGCCAGGTTGAAGACGTCGCGTCCCTGGTTGGCAGCCAGGTAAAAACCGCTGCCGTCCGGCGCCCACGCCATGTCGCGGTACGAGGCCTCCCCAGTGTGCGGCGTCAGGTGGAGCACGCTCTCGCTTCGCGTATCGATCAGAAACAGGTCGTTGTCATAGTTGGAGTGCTCACGCACCGCCAGGACGTAGCGGCCATCCGGCGAGAAGGAATGTGCGTAGTGGTTGACCTCGCCGGCGAAAACGCGCCGCGACTTGCGCGTGGCCAGTTCCATTACGTACACGTCGAAGACACGCTCGTTCCTCTCGTTCGAGGAGTAGCAGATCCACGCGCCGTCGCGGGAAAAGCCGCCGAATTGGTGAATGACCTTTGGGGCGTCGGTGAGCGCATCGATGGTCTCACCATCCGGGTCCATCAGGAAGAACTGGGAACGCTCGTTGCCCCCGGTGTCCCGAGTGAACAGCAGCACGTCACCGCGCGGGGACCAGCGTACGGACTGTACGCGGTCGTCGAAGAAGGTGAGTTGCTCGGCGTAGCCCCCACGCGCCGGGTTCTTCCACACCTGGTTCGCCCCGGTGACGTTGGTGAGGTAGGCGATGTCGTCGGTGAGCGGGGAATAGGTGGGCCCGGAGGCCGAGCGGATATTCAGGTAGCGCTCGATGTTCCTCAGCCCGGCCGGCCGTAGCACCGAGGGAACCGAAGCCGGAGCCGGCGCCTGGCCCCAGGCCATCGTGCAAGAAACCAGAATGACAGTTACGCCCATCCACCGCTGGATCATGTGTTTCATGGCGGGTGCATTATAACGGCCGCTCCGGCGTGCCTGTCCTTTTGCCAGGGCCGGAGGTACACTAAGGGCGAACGCGGGCAAGTTCGCCCCGAGTCTCCCAAGGAAATGGCCTGAACGTATGCGGAAGTGCTTCTTTTTACTCGCAGGGGTGATGGCGCTGGCCACGGCGGCCGGCGCCGACGGCACCATCATTGAGGATATCGTCGCGCAGATCAACGCGGACGTCATCACCCGGGCCGACCTCCAGCACGAGCGGACCCAGATGATGGCCGAATTGCAGCAGCAGGCTCCGGGTCAGGCGCAAGCCATGTTCGCCGAGCGTGAAAAAGACATCCTGCGTAACCTGATCGACGAGCGCCTGCTGGTGCAAAAGGGCGCCGACCTGGGCATCAACGCCGATGTGGAACTCATCAAGCGCCTGGATGAGATTCGCAAGTCGATGAACATGGAAACGATGGAGGACCTGGAGCGCGCCGCGCAACAACAAGGCGTATCGTTCGAGGACTTCAAGCAGAACCTGCGCAACAGCATCATTACGCAACAGGTGATCGGCCGCGAGGTGGGCTCGAGGATCCAGTTCACGCAAGAAGAGATTCATAAGTACTACGACGAACACAAACAGGAGTTCAGCCAGCCCGAACAGGTCCGTCTGAGCGAGATCCTGGTGGCCACGCCGGCAGCCGAAGGACAGGCGGCCGACCCGCAGAAGGTGGAGGAGGCCGAGCGCAAGGCGAAAGAGTTGCTGGCGGAGATCCGGGGCGGCGCCAGCTTCGAAGAAGTGGCGCGGCGGTCGTCGGAGGGTCCCACGGCAGCCCAGGGCGGCGACATCGGCCAGTTCAAGCGGGGCGTCCTGGCCGCGGAACTGGAAGAGCTTACCTTTGAGATGAAGGTGGGCGAGGTCTCCGACGTCATCCGCACCCGCCAAGGCTTCATCATCCTGAAGGTGACCGAGCACCCCACGCCCGGCGTGCCCGAGATGAAGACGGTGGAACCGCGCATCATGGAGGCGCTCTACTACTCGAAGCTGCAACCGACCCTGCGCGCCTACCTGACCAGGTTGCGCGAGGAAGCCTATATCGACGTCCACGAGGGCTACGTGGATACCGGCGCCAGCCCTAACCAGACCAAGCCGGTTTACACCACCGCTTCCGTCGAAGAAGAGAAAAAGAAAAAGAAGAAGAAGTTCCTGATCTTCTGAGCGCGATGAAGGATTTTTTCGTCCGCGAAGCGCCGCAGCACGAAAACCAGGTGATCACGTCTTCGTTCGTCGTGGCCACCAAGCAGATCCGCTCGCGCAAGGATGGCGGTGAGCCCTACCTGGCCCTCACTCTGGCCGACCGCACCGGGCTGCTCGAGGCCCGCATGTGGGAGAACGTCGCCGAGCATCTACAGAGCTTCGAGCAGGACGACTTTCTCAAGGTGCGCGGTCTCATCAGCCGTTACCGCAACCGCTACCAGATCACCATCCAGAAGCTGCGCCGCCTGGAAGAATCCGAGGTGGACTTTGCCGACTATCTTCCCCGGACGGAGAAGAACGTCGACGAGCTCTGGCAGACGGTGGGCGAGCTGGCCGGCACCTTGCAGAATCCCCATTTGAAAGCGCTGCTCGAAGCCTTCATGGCCGACCCGGAGATCGCGGCGCGCTACCGCCAGGCGCCGGCTGCCAAGTCCATGCACCACGCCTACCTGGGCGGGCTTCTGGAGCACGTGGTCTCGTTGATGAAACTGTGCGATCTGGTGGTCCGCAACTATCCTGAGATCGATCGCGACCTGCTGCTCACCGGAGCTTTCCTGCACGACATCGGAAAGATCTACGAGCTCTCTTACGAGCATTCTTTCAGCTACACCACTCGGGGCCAGTTGCTGGGGCACATGATTATCGAGCTGGAGATGCTGCAGCAGAAGATCGCTTTGGTGCCGGGCTTTCCCGAACGGCTCAAGACGCTGGTCGAGCACCTGATCATCAGCCACCACGGCCAATACGAATTCGGCTCGCCCAAGCTGCCCATGTTTCCAGAGGCGCTCATGCTGCATTACCTCGATGATCTCGACTCCAAGATGGAAAGCATGCGCAGCCATCTGGCCCGCGACCCGAACGAGGGCGAGTGGACCGGATATAACGCCTCGCTCAGCCGCACGCTGCTGAAGGCCCGGCAATTTCTTGGCGAATCGGAACCGGCTGGAGACGAAACCCCGTCCTCGCCGGAGGAGGAAGGGCCTTGAACGCGCGGCTGCCGCAACTGGAGATGGACTGCATGAGCGTGCTGTGGCGGCAGTCCGCAGCCACGGTGGCGCAGGTCCGCTCTGCGCTGCCGCGAGCGCTGGCCTACACCACGGTCATGACGGTACTGGACCGCATGGCCTCCAAGGGCGTGGTGACGCGGCGCAAGAACGGCCGCGCCTATTTGTACTCGGCGGTGCTGGACCGCGAAACCGCGCGCCGCGCGGCGGTCGAGCGCCTGCTCGCCAGTCTGTTCGAGAACGATCGCGCGGCGCTGGTGGAATATCTGGCACGGCCAGCGCAGCGGACGTCACGTTCGGCGGCAGCGGCGCCGGCTTCCGCACCGGTCCGGTCGCGGAAGGTTGGACGTGGGGAGAAACCGGCTGAGAAGCCGTCCTTCTCTCCGTCTCACATTGACGAATCCCTGCTCTAAGCGGCAACCGCTTTGGGGCCGGAATCATCTAAGCTCGGAGTTAGGCAATACTCCGACCGCATCCCCAACCGGACATGTCCAACCGGACATTGCCTGGCAAGGCCACAGTCTGATAGAAGAGCAAATCGACAGGAGGTGCAGATGCGCACACGTCTTGGAACATTCGCACTGGTATTCTCACTGATGATCTCGCTGGCGGCTTGCAGCAGCAAGCCCAGCGAGGAAACCGCTTCGGAAGGCGCCGCCAAGACCGAAATGGCGGCCAAGGGATCGTCGCCCGGGCTGATCGAACGCATGACAGCCAAACCCATCAGCGTACCGGCAGGCACCGCCATCATTGTCCGCACCGGGGAGGCGCTGGGCTCGAAGATCAGCCAGGCTGGCGACAGCTTCACCGGAGTGGTGGCGGAGCCGATCTCGGTGGACGGCAAGGTCGTGATTCCCGAGGGCTCGGAAGTCGTGGGCACGGTGACCGACGCCAAGGCTCGCGGCAAGTTCAAGGGCGAGGCCCGGCTGGGGCTGAGCCTGGTCGCCGTCCGCGTCAAGGGAACCAAGTATGACGTCGAGACCAGCGACGTCGCGCGCGTGATGAAGGGGAAGGGCAAGCGCACCGCAGCCATGGTCGGCGGCGGGGCGGGCGCCGGCGCGCTGATCGGGGCTTTGGCCGGCGGCGGCAAGGGCGCAGCCATCGGCGCGGCAGTGGGCGCGGGCGCGGGTACGGCGGGTGCCGGTCTGACCGGCAACCAGGACATCAACATCCCCGCCGAGTCGCTGCTCAGCTTCAAGCTGCAATCGCCGGTCGAGGTCAAGCCCTGAGCGGCCGTTGAATCGTGTAGTCGGGTAATTGCAGAATCGCCTCCCGGCGTTCTCAATTACCCGATTACTCAATCACCCGATTACTCCATTGCCTCTCGACTTCTCCCGCTACCGGGTGCTCACGTTCGATTGCTACGGCACGCTCATCGACTGGGAGAGCGGCATCCTGGGTTTCTTCCGGCCGCTGCTCGGCCGCCACGGCAAGGCTCTGAGCGACGACGAGATCCTCTTTGCCTACGCCGAACTCGAATCCGAAGCCGAGAGCGGTGAGTACATGACGTACCGCAACGTGCTGCGTTCGGTAGTGCACGCCTTCGGTCTTCGCTTGGATTCTCCCGCCTCACCCGTGGAAGCGGATGCGCTGCCGGCGTCGCTGCCGGAGTGGCCTCCGTTTTCGGACACGGTGGAGGCGCTCAAGCGCCTGAAGACGCGCTTTCAGCTCGCCATCATTTCCAACACCGATGACGACTTGTTCGCCGAAACCGCCAAGCGGCTCGAGGTGCCGTTTGATTTCGTCATCACCGCGCAGCAGGTAGGCAGCTACAAGCCTTCCCTCAACAACTTCCAGCGGGCCATCGAGCGCATCGGGCTGCCCGCAACCCAGGTTCTGCACTGCGCCCAGAGCCGCTTCCACGATATCGCCCCGGCCCGCTCGCTGGGCCTGGCCACCGTGTGGGTGAATCGCCGCGCCGGCAAGGCGACTCCCTGGGGCGCCAGCGTTCCCTCGGAGGCGCGTCCCGACCTCGAAGTCCCGGACCTGAAGACGCTGGCGGCACTGGCGGTGCCGTAGCGCAAGGAGATAGCGCGGAGCGTCAGCGGCTCGCCGCCGCGGTCAGCAACTCCGGCGGGATATGCCGCAGGGGAAGCAGGACGTCGTGCGTGAGCCGGATCTCCTGCTCGTGCGACACGTAGACCACGCCGTACATGTCGTCACGCTCCGGCGCCACTTGGCGGTGCTTTTCGCTGGCGGCGGTAACCGGCCCGTGAGCCACGCGGACCACTGCCTTGTCCACATTCACCAGACTGGCGCCTGATCTCTCCACCGAAATGCAGACCGGCCCGGCGAGAAATGCGTTCAGCACTTTGCGCCCGCCCTTCCACTCCGCTTTCAGGATGTAGAGCCCCAGCCTGGCTTCGCCGTACCTGGCGCGGGATTCGACCAGCGTGATGCTGCCGAAGAGCTTTGCCCCTTTGGGGATCACAACGCGGCCGTCACGGTCACGCGCCTCTCGCCACAATTCGAGTTCGACCAGTTGGTCCGGCGTTGCCGTTGCCGTGTCTATCGCCGTAAGCGGCCGTACCCAAAGCTCCAGCATCTGGGCGGACCTGGCGGATTTGTCGCTCTGCTGGGCCAACCCCGGGACCGACACAAGAATGAGAAACAGAAACCACGCGCACCGTTCCATACCGTCCCCCCCGAGACGGTGTGCCGTGGGTCGGGCCGCCGCGACCAGGCACCCACTCACCAAGAAAGATTGGGCACACGGTACGCCCGCACCCGCGGCGTGTCAATACGCGGTTGCGACGCGCCTCATTTAGAATGGCCGGCTGCCATGCTGCGCTTTTCCACTGCCGGCGAATCTCACGGCGAGGCCCTGATTGCGCTGCTTTCCGGCATTCCGGCAGGGGTGAAGATCGACCCAGCCTTCGTGGATCGGGAACTCTGGCGGCGGCAGCAGGGCTACGGCCGCGGCGGCCGCATGAAGATCGAGCGCGACACCGCGCACATCCTTGCGGGAGTGCGCCAGGGTGCGACCATCGGCTCGCCCATTGCCATTCGCCTGGAAAACCGCGACTGGCAGAACTGGCAGGAAGCCTTGCCGGTGGAGGAAGGCGACCCGTCCAAGCATCGGCCCGTGGCTTCCCCGCGCCCGGGACACGCCGATCTCGCCGGCGCGCTCAAGTACGACTTTGCCGACGCCCGCTTCGTGCTGGAGCGCGCTTCGGCCCGCGAGTCTGCGGCGCGCGTGGCCGCCGGCGCCTTTGCCAAGCTTTTTTTGCGCGAACTGGACATTCAGATCTTCAGCCATGTGCTGGCGGTCGGCGGGGCCTCGGTCCGCGATGCCGAAATCCCCTGGGATCGGGTACGCGTGCTGGCGGAGCGTGACGAGGTGGTGCTCAATTGCGCTGACCCGGAAGCCGAACCGCGCATGAAAGAGGAAGTCGACAAGGCCCTGAAGTCCGGCGACTCGGTGGGCGGCGTCTTTGAAGTGGTGGCCCACGGTGTCCCTCCGGGGCTGGGCACCTACGCCAACTGGGATGAGCGCCTGGACGCACTGCTGGCCTACGCCCTGATGTCGCTGCCCGCGGTGAAGGCAGTCGAGATCGGCGTGGGTGTGGCCGCGGCCGGCTCGCCGGGATCGGCCGTGCACGATCCCATCGTCTACGATGCCGCCGGCGCCACCACCTTCACGCACTTCACGCGGCGCTCCAACCACGCCGGAGGCATCGAAGGCGGCGTTTCCAATGGCCAGGACATTTTGCTTCGCGGCTATCTCAAGCCGATTTCCACGCTGCGGCGTCCCCTGGAATCGGTGGACTTCAAGACCCGCGAGCCGGTGGCGGCTGCCTACGAGCGTTCGGACGTTTGCGTGGTGCCTGCGGCCGGAGTTGCAGGCGAGGCCATGGTGGCGCTGATTTTGGCACGCTGCGCGTTGGAGAAGTTTGGAGGTGACTCTATGATGGAGACCGAACGCAACTTCCGGAGCTACTGCCAGCAGTTGCGGAATTACTGATGATCTATCCCATCGTGAAGTTTGGCGACCCGGTGCTGGAACAGCCTGCCGCGCCGGTCACGGTGTTCGATGACAAGCTGCGCAAGCTGGTCGAAGACATGTTTGAAAGCATGTACGCCGCCCACGGTGTCGGCCTGGCTGCGCCGCAGATTGGAATCGCCAAGCGGTTGGCCGTCATCGACGTCACCTTCAAGGAAAATCCGAACGCCAAATTGGTCCTCGTGAATCCGGAGATCGTCCACAAGGAAGGCAAGCAGCGCGCCAGCGAGGGATGCCTGAGCCTGCCTGAGTTCCGCGCCGACGTTACGCGCGCCAACCGCGTTACCGTGCGCGCCCAGGGCCTGGACGGCAAAGTGTTCGAGAAAACCGGCGAGGAGCTCATGGCGCGCGCTTTGCTTCACGAGACCGACCACCTGAACGGCCGCCTGTTCATCCACCACATCAGCGCGCTCAAGCGCGATCTCATCAAGCGCAAGATTCGCAAGCTGGCCAAGGCGGGAGAGTGGTAGGGATTGAGAAATTGAGAAATTTGGAAATTTGGTAATTGGATTCGCGCAGTCGATCTCTCAATTACCGAATTTCCCAATTACCCAATGGATCTGGTCTTCTGCGGCACGCCCGAATTCGCCGTTCCCACGCTCGACCGCCTGGTCGAAGCGGGCCACAACCTGCGGCTGGTCGTCACCCAACCCGACCGCCCCCGCGGGCGCGGGCTGGAAGTGGCCGGTTCGCCCGTCAAGCATCGTGCCGACTCGCTCCGGCTTCCCCTCGTGCAGCCAGAGAAGATCAAGCACAATACGGCCTTTCGCGAGCAATTGGAGTCCCTGCGGCCACAGGCCATCATCGTGGTCGGCTACGGCCGCATGATTCCCAAATGGATGATCGACCTGCCGCCGCACGGCAACCTGAACCTCCACGCATCGCTGCTCCCCAAGTACCGCGGTGCGGCTCCCATCCAATGGGCCATCGCGTCCGGGGAAGCCATCACCGGCGTCACTACCATGCGCATTGACGAAGGCCTCGACACCGGCGACATCCTGATGCAGCGCGCGCTGTCCATCGCGCACGACGACACGGCCGAAACCCTGGCGCCGAAGCTGGCCGCGACGGGTGCCGACCTCATGGCGGATACGCTGCGCGGGCTCGAAGCCGGGACCATCGAGCCGCGCCCTCAGGCCCACGAACACGCCACGCTCGCGCCCCTGCTCAAGAAGGAGGATGGGCTCATCGACTTTGCCAAGACGGCGCGCGAAATCCACAACCGCCTGCGCGGCTTCCAGCCCTGGCCGGGTATCTACAGCATCTTCCGGGGGAAGAACTTCGCCATTCACCGTGCGCGCGTTGCGGAATCGCCGTCCAATACGGCGCCCGGCGAACTGCGTATTGAGGGCGAGCGCCTCCTCTTGGGATGCAGCGAGGGCTCTGCCCTGGAACTGCTCGAAGTTCAGCCGGAAGGCAGGAAGCGCATGCCGGCGAGCGATTTCCTGCACGGATATCGTCCGCAGCCCGGCGAGCGCCTCGGCGCCTGAACCCAATGCCGGTGTCGCCCGCTCGCGCCGCCGCCTTCGACATCCTGCTGCGTGTGGAGCAGCAATCCGCGTACGCGGATGAGCTGCTGCACTCGCAGATACTCCATCCGCTTTCGCTTCTGGACCGCGCCCTGGCTACCGAACTGGTGATGGGCGTGCTCCGCTGGCGCTCGCGACTCGACTCGGCGCTCGCGCGGCTTTCCCGGCAGCCGCTCGAGAAGCTCGATACAGAAGTACTGGTCGCGTTGCGCATGGCAGCCTATCAGCTCGGCTTCCTGGATCGCATCCCCGCACACGCCGCGGTGGACGAAAGCGTGGAGCTCACCAAGCGCGCCGGCAAGCGCTTCGCGGCGCCGTTCGTGAACGCCGTGCTGCGCCGATTGGCGAAAACCCCGCGCGCGCTGCGGCCCGCGGCCGCGCCACCCGCCGACGCCGCGGATCTCGCCGAGCAGTACGCTCACCCGCCGTGGCTGGTAGAACGCTGGGCGCAGGGATTGGGCCTCGAAACCGCGGTTCGGATTTGCCGGTACGACCAGCAACCCCCGCAGGCGACTCTGCGCATC from Terriglobales bacterium encodes the following:
- a CDS encoding S9 family peptidase; translation: MKHMIQRWMGVTVILVSCTMAWGQAPAPASVPSVLRPAGLRNIERYLNIRSASGPTYSPLTDDIAYLTNVTGANQVWKNPARGGYAEQLTFFDDRVQSVRWSPRGDVLLFTRDTGGNERSQFFLMDPDGETIDALTDAPKVIHQFGGFSRDGAWICYSSNERNERVFDVYVMELATRKSRRVFAGEVNHYAHSFSPDGRYVLAVREHSNYDNDLFLIDTRSESVLHLTPHTGEASYRDMAWAPDGSGFYLAANQGRDVFNLAFYDLRQQKLSYLEDSVRDLDDGTGLAIDRQGKWLFYAWNEDGASSVRLRNLKTGTVELFRGLPRGVVGQASFNGDGTKVAFAYSSPGINSDVWVLQLSAPAAAGTGAAAKSTGAVARQVTHSSRAGIPSSSFVTPEFVRYRSFDGVEIPAFLYLPLGAQKDGRLPAIVYVHGGPESQERPNFNATFQYFLNRGYAILAPNIRGSAGFGRAYLHLDDFKKRPDAIQDVAMGVEYLKAGGYVDARKIAVMGGSYGGFMALAQATMHPELWAAVVDIVGISNWKTFFTNTGPWRRAHRAAEYGDPEKDPEFMASISPINFVDRVRAPLIIIQGANDPRVPKIESDQMVEKLKARGVPVEYLVFADEGHGLAKRPNRIKGYSAIADFLDKYLKNAP
- a CDS encoding peptidylprolyl isomerase, yielding MRKCFFLLAGVMALATAAGADGTIIEDIVAQINADVITRADLQHERTQMMAELQQQAPGQAQAMFAEREKDILRNLIDERLLVQKGADLGINADVELIKRLDEIRKSMNMETMEDLERAAQQQGVSFEDFKQNLRNSIITQQVIGREVGSRIQFTQEEIHKYYDEHKQEFSQPEQVRLSEILVATPAAEGQAADPQKVEEAERKAKELLAEIRGGASFEEVARRSSEGPTAAQGGDIGQFKRGVLAAELEELTFEMKVGEVSDVIRTRQGFIILKVTEHPTPGVPEMKTVEPRIMEALYYSKLQPTLRAYLTRLREEAYIDVHEGYVDTGASPNQTKPVYTTASVEEEKKKKKKKFLIF
- a CDS encoding HD domain-containing protein, translating into MKDFFVREAPQHENQVITSSFVVATKQIRSRKDGGEPYLALTLADRTGLLEARMWENVAEHLQSFEQDDFLKVRGLISRYRNRYQITIQKLRRLEESEVDFADYLPRTEKNVDELWQTVGELAGTLQNPHLKALLEAFMADPEIAARYRQAPAAKSMHHAYLGGLLEHVVSLMKLCDLVVRNYPEIDRDLLLTGAFLHDIGKIYELSYEHSFSYTTRGQLLGHMIIELEMLQQKIALVPGFPERLKTLVEHLIISHHGQYEFGSPKLPMFPEALMLHYLDDLDSKMESMRSHLARDPNEGEWTGYNASLSRTLLKARQFLGESEPAGDETPSSPEEEGP
- a CDS encoding BlaI/MecI/CopY family transcriptional regulator; its protein translation is MNARLPQLEMDCMSVLWRQSAATVAQVRSALPRALAYTTVMTVLDRMASKGVVTRRKNGRAYLYSAVLDRETARRAAVERLLASLFENDRAALVEYLARPAQRTSRSAAAAPASAPVRSRKVGRGEKPAEKPSFSPSHIDESLL
- a CDS encoding haloacid dehalogenase type II; this translates as MPLDFSRYRVLTFDCYGTLIDWESGILGFFRPLLGRHGKALSDDEILFAYAELESEAESGEYMTYRNVLRSVVHAFGLRLDSPASPVEADALPASLPEWPPFSDTVEALKRLKTRFQLAIISNTDDDLFAETAKRLEVPFDFVITAQQVGSYKPSLNNFQRAIERIGLPATQVLHCAQSRFHDIAPARSLGLATVWVNRRAGKATPWGASVPSEARPDLEVPDLKTLAALAVP
- the aroC gene encoding chorismate synthase; translation: MLRFSTAGESHGEALIALLSGIPAGVKIDPAFVDRELWRRQQGYGRGGRMKIERDTAHILAGVRQGATIGSPIAIRLENRDWQNWQEALPVEEGDPSKHRPVASPRPGHADLAGALKYDFADARFVLERASARESAARVAAGAFAKLFLRELDIQIFSHVLAVGGASVRDAEIPWDRVRVLAERDEVVLNCADPEAEPRMKEEVDKALKSGDSVGGVFEVVAHGVPPGLGTYANWDERLDALLAYALMSLPAVKAVEIGVGVAAAGSPGSAVHDPIVYDAAGATTFTHFTRRSNHAGGIEGGVSNGQDILLRGYLKPISTLRRPLESVDFKTREPVAAAYERSDVCVVPAAGVAGEAMVALILARCALEKFGGDSMMETERNFRSYCQQLRNY
- the def gene encoding peptide deformylase: MIYPIVKFGDPVLEQPAAPVTVFDDKLRKLVEDMFESMYAAHGVGLAAPQIGIAKRLAVIDVTFKENPNAKLVLVNPEIVHKEGKQRASEGCLSLPEFRADVTRANRVTVRAQGLDGKVFEKTGEELMARALLHETDHLNGRLFIHHISALKRDLIKRKIRKLAKAGEW
- the fmt gene encoding methionyl-tRNA formyltransferase; translated protein: MDLVFCGTPEFAVPTLDRLVEAGHNLRLVVTQPDRPRGRGLEVAGSPVKHRADSLRLPLVQPEKIKHNTAFREQLESLRPQAIIVVGYGRMIPKWMIDLPPHGNLNLHASLLPKYRGAAPIQWAIASGEAITGVTTMRIDEGLDTGDILMQRALSIAHDDTAETLAPKLAATGADLMADTLRGLEAGTIEPRPQAHEHATLAPLLKKEDGLIDFAKTAREIHNRLRGFQPWPGIYSIFRGKNFAIHRARVAESPSNTAPGELRIEGERLLLGCSEGSALELLEVQPEGRKRMPASDFLHGYRPQPGERLGA